A segment of the Coffea arabica cultivar ET-39 chromosome 8c, Coffea Arabica ET-39 HiFi, whole genome shotgun sequence genome:
GTTTTGTATTCCTTTTGGCTTGAGTGAACAAGTGAACTTCTCTAGAGACTTGATTGGAGAGGGCCATATTTCTTCAAGCTCCAGTACCCTTAAGGTAATTCTTCTTATTCGAAGTTTGATCGAAGAAAAGACATGGAGCAATCCTTGTTGTGGGTAACTGTAGTACAGATTTTCTTAGTGATTGCCTATCAAGGCATAGATGGGGCATCTGATCGAGTTGAAAGCATTCTGGATTACATTCCAACCGAGGAACGAGGGAGGACAGCCTATCACTTCCAGCCTCCCAAAAACTGGATGAATGGTATGTCTTTAACGTTCTTGGTTTCTTTCTTGCAATTAATTTCTTGGCAGTTCTTGTCTATAATATTGTCACTTACTATATGTTTTCTTCTTGTGCTGGCATATGTTTATGCATACTTCTGTCATTTGGCACTCTGGAATCTTCTTCTTCTGCTGCCTTCTGTCCTTGGCTTCTTTCTTCTGTCATTTGGCATTTATGATGGTGAAAATGGCAATTGGGTGACATGGAATGGAACCGGTAGATCCAAATGGTAAGTATTATATGTTTTCCATTTCTATTACGCAGTCTTTTGATCTATTTTCAATCTCTGGAAGTccaaaatttgttttatttttgtttctttgccCGTTGATCAAGTACAATTAGACAGATAGCTTCCCCTATGACTTCAGGATTTGCATATCAGATTATGAAGCAGCAATTGGTATAGATACATGGACGCTCCCATCTCGGTGATCACATGGAGTTTCAGTCCAGTGGTTCAGTGATTTGCTTTCGTTGAAACTATCCTCCACATTTTGATCTGACATTTTTCCATTTTGTATCATGCAGGTCCAATGTACTATAAAGGAATTTACCATCTGTTCTACCAGTACAATCCATATGCTGCAGTGTGGGGTGAAGGTATTCTCTCCTGGGGACATTCTATATCTTATAATCTGGTTGATTGGATTCATCTTGAAGACGCTCTTGATCCAACGGATCCCTATGACATTAGAGGTTGCTGGTCTGGCTCTGCAACAATTCTTCCAGGTGGAGATCCTGCCATCATGTACACAGGAGTGGAATCTACGAACCGTCAAGTCCAAAATATAGCAGTGCCCAAAAATCTATCTGATCCGTTCCTTTTAGAATGGGCGAAATTGGATCAAAATCCTCTGATGACTCCAGTTGATGCCATTGGTTCAGAATTTTTCAGAGATCCAACAACTGCCTGGCTGGGGAAGGACAAAAGATGGCGAGTGGTCATTGGAAGTGAAATTAATGGTCATGGGACAGCACTTCTCTATCAAAGTGAGGATTTTGTACACTGGGCTAAGAGTCATAAACCCCTTCATTTCTCAAATAAAACAGATATGTGGGAGTGTCCAGATTTTTACCCTGTCAGTACCAATGATACAAAGGGAATTGACACTTCTGGTCTAGGTAGAACTACCAAGCATGTGTTGAAGGCAAGCTTTTTCGGTCATGATCACTACATAATAGGGACCTATGATTCAGAAACAGATGATTTCTTTCCTGATACTGACTTCATGGATAGCAATGTGAAACTGAGATATGATTATGGTATATACTATGCTTCTAAAACGTTTTTCGATGGAGCCAAGAGAAGGAGAATATTGTGGGGATGGGTAAAAGAGGCAGATGATCAATCAGATGACATCAGCAAAGGATGGTCTGGACTTCAGGTAGTTTATAGCTTTGACTTCTATTCTTTGCAGTTAGCCGACTTGATTCACTCttctttctgcattttctggctatCCTCTtctattgttttgttttagaaTTTCGGGAGCATATCATTAATCTGTTTCTCTAGAAGTTCAGGTTCTTCTCTCAGATTCTCTATTAGGTTGCTACTATAcagttttcttgaaaagaaaatcTAAATTTGAGTTTTGAAACAGTAGCCTTAAAGTCCTTAGACGCTATAATTTGATTAAATAACTTCTCAAGACACGCTTTAAATCTGTGCATATCTCTAAACTTCAGCACGAGTGACCCAAACTGTGTTGTAGTCATTCCCTAGAACTATCTTGCTTGACAAAAGTGGAAAGCAACTATCACAATGGCCAATCGAAGAAATTGAGGGTTTGCGCAAAGATGAAGTTAATCTTCAGAATAAGGAGATAGAGGGAGGTAACATATTCGAAGTTACAGGCATCACAGCCTCACAGGTAAAAGAATTCATCCATCTAAACTTTCTGTTATCTGGTTGAGTTGACTCGTTGCTGAAGAAATAACAGAAACTTTTGCTGCACAGGCTGACATAGAAGTCTCATTTCACCTGCCAAATCTTGATGATGCTGAGTTAACACATCCCGAATGGCTTGATCCTCAACTTCTTTGCAGCGAAAAGAATGCATCAACAGGAGGAGTTATCGGTCCATTTGGCTTGCTGATCTTGGCTTCAGAAAACTTGACTGAATATACTGCGGTCTTttttcaagtattcaaaggccaTGACAAGTATGCTGTGCTCATGTGCAGTGATCAAAGCAGGTAAGCATGTAATTCAAGTCCACCTAAAGTCATGCAAATCATAGTTTGTTCCATCATATGTTACATAATTTTACAGGTCATCTTTGAGAGAGGAGGTCGACATATCCACCTTTGGGGCATTTGTCGATGTAGATCCTGCAGAAAAAATATCACTAAGAAGCCTGGTATGCTGCCCATGctccagaaattttcttttgctaatAAAGTTGAACCAAAGAACACATAGATCCCTATTACTGTCAGGTTTTCTTTACTCTCTGATCTTGTAATATTGTGGGCAAAACTATATCTATACTTCAACATGATCGGCATAGACCCGGAAATGGTTTACTTTATCTGCAATTCATGAACTGAAACATCTTTTTCTCGGGGTCCCTTTCCTGAGATTTTTCCTGGGCTAGACAAAAAACACTCAAGGGATAGATGTTTCTGCGTTTGCTACCAAGAAGTGGAAAACTGAACATGTTTCTGTTCTTCAGAGTCAGATTTATgcttcaccttttcttttttcttttttttttttcttttctatagaTTGACCATTCGATCATTGAAAGTTTTGGAGGTGAAGGAAAGACTTGCATCACTTCTAGAGTCTATCCAACGTTGGCAATTGGTCAGGAATCCCATCTTTATGTATTCAACTATGGCACAGAAAGTATCAGAATCGCCAATTTAAGTGCTTGGAGCATGAGGAGAGCTCAATTTTTCCAGTCGTCCACAAAGGAAGAAAAGCCGAAATTGATTGAGGAATAGATTTTTGGCgatcaaattcaagaaatgcTTCTGAGCTCCTGTTGCTTTATGATTCTTTCCAATATTATCAATCGCATCTTTGGTAGGATACCAGTATGTAGCCAAGGCATGATGAAATTAATTAATCCAGGGCAGGTTTGCTAATAGATACATTGCAATCCGCCACTGGTCTGTAATGACCTCCTTTGTTACtttttctgttttatttttttttaaaatgaatcATTTATATATGGCCCTACTCATAGGTAGGGTTTGGATtggatttatttgatttaacttCATATCAGACttagattatatatatatagcatgaaaaaaaataacataaacatAAAAGAATTATCATTTTTAAATAACAAAACTAATATTTTTAGAATGTTGCATGCAGTAATTAGGGAGTAAAAGCATGAGCCTCTATCAACTAATTCTATCTAACgaaaaatttcattaattccaatattctcttctttttctttttcttttttttcttccaataacTTTGTTCCAGTCTATGTTTTTGTTCACTTATAGTATCTGTGATTTTTCTCCATCGGCTTTTTTTTGCTGATTTATATGTGCTTGCACTTTTGCATGTGTGATGGCAAAAACGGCGATTGGTTGATGTTGAACCTGTAGATCCAAATGGTAAGAATTTAACATTGGAAATTATGTTCCTTGGTTAATTATAAAGCTACAATTGTTGTGGGATAGACGGAACCAAAAAACTCTTATCCAGCAGAAAAATTTTTGTATTATAAATGTTCAAATTAACTATCATGCCAActttgaaataattttatacATCAATGGATAATAATTAATGTGATAAAATTCATCAAGCATTTCATGAATACAAAATTAGACCTAATAACTAAACAAACGTTATGTATTTACTTCAAATTCGACGTGACACTTTGTCATGGAGCCctgtttggattgccattttctGCCGGAAATTGCATCGTTTTCCATGATCACATTTCCTTATTATTTTTTCTCTCAAAtgcatcaaatcgttacagtaattttttcatgaaaaatgacggaaaatacaatccaaacgggAAGTCAAATAAATTACTTATCTAACAATGAAAACTACGCTAAACAAAGTTACTCTATTCTTATACTGAAGacataattcaaatttattaaaagagTAAAGGCCATTATTAGGAGGGATAGAAaccataacaaaaaaataatttgataagaagttagaaaaagaaaacggTAAGACCGAGATATCTTTTTCTTTGCTCCTTTTCGAAAAAGTGACCCAAATATCTAGTTGACGCATAAATTCTCTTCAATTAGACATATTGTTAAGAGGGAGGAAAGAAAAGTTGATTAAATTTACAGTTTTAGCATTCTCTTTTTCTTATCATTCTATCACTcatatgaagtgcatgttacATAAGGATGTCAACTAAAATGCTCTGAATTCTAATCTGAAACTTTGATAATTTACGCACAGTGGAATAGTACAAGATTTAATCCGGTTAGCAAGTAAATGGCATgcaaaaaataagtaaataaattaaaaaaaaaaaacacatgctATATGGATGCTTTGGGCTATGCTAATTGtaatctgcaaaaaaaaaaagaaaaagaaaattaaagatgTTGTTTGCTTTTGGACTATGCTAAATGTACTTTACCGATTTAGAGGAGAATTGGGTTGAATGGTAAAGTAGGAGGGATTGTAAATAGAGGGAATTGAATTGAAAATCTCCCATTCACCcaatatatgtatgtatacacacacacacactagaGTCTAGATTGCTTGATACAGAATCcgtttgatttggagttttttttttttttttaaaatacataAACATTCTATAAACATGATATGTGTGAGGTAAAAAGATAATTcataaacatttcaaaaaaattctaaaaacttTTTGAGGAAAACTCACAATCTACAGTGCTCTTAATCTGGATtagcgaatttttttttttgttacatcATAAACATGTTTCTAATcaccattttaaaaaaaattttcaatcacatttttatttcacatacgtTACATTCCAAAAGTACTACATTTTTATTCCCAAAAAATCTTCAATCCAAACATTAATGTAATGTGAAATGAAGATATATGGATGCTTTGCTTTGCAATCTATTTTCTGTAAAGTAAATATTGCAATATGTCTATTTATACTGACAACTTAATcatgactttttttttggttgcgtttttttgttttggtggtgctgggggggggggggggggggcgggggTGTTCCAGGCTTCTTTGAGCTTTTGGGAAGCCAGAAAGGATACTGTAGCATGGATTATTTTACACGCTTGACCATGCATTCAACTTATTGCTAACTGCCAATTTGAGGCCTAGTTATTCATCCTAATTTAAACAATTCTACAATCAGTTTGACAGTCCTTGGAACCATGTGGAGGTTAATTATTAGTCAAATCTTGAACTCTATTTTAGGTTGCAAGTTGCAACTTGATTGGCTAATTAGCTCATCGAGTATGATATACTATTAATAtctgattttattttatttttactttgcTGGAAGACAGAGAATGCAAGTTTTGACCAACAGAGGATGGCTGGTTTTCAGTTTACACCTTAATTAAACTATTTCTTTGCCATTACAGGAAGAAACCATGGAGGGGTACTTGTTTTGGATACTGATACTGCAGattttcttcattgcttatcgAGGCCGAGTTGGTTATTCTCATGGAGTTCAAAAGGATCTCCAGTACAATCCCAAGAACCAGCCCCATAGGACAGCCTACCACTTCCAACCTCCTAAAAACTGGATGAATGGTATGTACTCTTAATCATGATTGGGTCCTGATAACGTTTTTCAACTCTATGTTAGTCTAATCTTGTTAATTCTGGTTTTTTCTTGTGCTTATTTTATATGATTTGCATTTGTTATGGCAAACATGGTGACTGGTCAAAAACGAACCTGCAGATCCAAATGGTAAAGATTTCCAAGTTCTTTACTGTGTTCCTTCTTGCTGATCTCAAAAAGAAATGATCACATGAATTATCAGTCAAGTGGTTTTTCCGATATTGAATCAGGTGAAACTAGCATATTTTGGTCTGACATTTTTCATTGTACATCACACAGGTCCGATGTACTACAAGGGAATTTACCATCTTTTCTACCAGTATAATCCTTATTCTGCAGTATGGGGTAATATATCCTGGGGACATTCTATATCTTATAATCTGGTAGATTGGATTCATATAGAGCAAGCTATTAATCCAACTGAGCCTTATGACATCAATGGTTGCTGGTCTGGTTCTGCATCAATTCTTCCTGGGGGAAATCCTGTAATTCTTTACACTGGATCAGACTTTAGAAACCGTCAAGTTCAGAACATAGCAGTGCCCAAAAATCTATCTGACCCTTACCTTAGAGAATGGATAAAATCCGATCACAATCCTTTGATGACTCCAATGAATGGCATTGATCCACAATTCTTCAGAGACCCTACAACTGCCTGGGAAGGCCCAGACAAAATTTGGCGAGTTGTCGTTGGGAGCCAAATTAAAGGTCACGGGACAGCTCTTTTGTATCAGAGCAGAGATTTTGTGAATTGGACTAGGAGTCATAGACCCCTTCATTTCTCAAATAAAACAGCAATGTGGGAGTGTCCTGATTTCTACCCTGTTAGTGTTGATGGCATAAATGGACTTGACACATCCGTGCAGGGTACAGGTACCAAGCATGTGCTCAAGGCAAGTTTTAATGATCGTGACTACTACATAATAGGAACCTATGAACCAGAAACAGACACATTTACTGTTAATCCTGATTTCATGGATAGCAATGTCAAACTGAGATACGATTATGGAATATTTTATGCTTCTAAAACTTTTTATGATAGCGCGAAGAGGAGGAGAATACTGTGGGGATGGGTATTGGAGGCGGATGGTGAACCAGATGACATCAACAAAGGATGGTCTGGACTTCAAGTAATATAGCACAATACACTATTTTCTTCATGTTTGCCGATGACTCGATTACTTGGCTTCTTGATTTGCATTTTTCTCGCATTGGTTTTTGCTTATCATTTTACTTTCTAGAAGGGTGTTGCTCATGGTTGAGGCAAGTTGCTATTATGCCAATTCTTTACTAGTTTTTCTAAAGAAAGCATATTTCGTTCATTACGTAGGAACAAACAACAAATGAATGTTAAGGAACCAATAGATGGTTAGAGTCCTAGCTGCTCAAAAATCCATCAACTGATATGCTACATTTATTCTGCAGTCGCTCCCCAGAAGTATCTTTCTAGACAAAACTGGAAAGCAATTATCGCAATGGCCTATTGAAGAGATAGAGACATTGCGCAGAAAAGAAGTAAATCTTCAGAATAAAGAGATAAAGGGAGGTACTATGTTTGAAATTACAGGTATCACAGCTTCACAGGTAAGATATCATACTGTTTGTTTCTTTTATGGGTTAATAGTTATTAGATGGAGTCTGCTGGAGACCTAATGAAAGATTTTCTACATAGGCTGACATAGAAGTCTCATTTCACTTGCCAAATCTTGATGAAGTTGAATTGATGCATCCCGAATGGCTGGACCCTCAATTCCTTTGCAGTGAAAAGAATGCAGCAACAGGAGGAGTAATTGGGCCATTTGGTATTTTGGCCTTGGCTTCAAAAGACTTGACTGAACATACTGCTGTCTTCTTTCGAGTATTCAGAGGCCATGATAATTATGTCGTGCTTATGTGCAGTGATCAAAACAGGTGTGCTTTTCAGCAATAatcaacttcttcaaatcaTGTCAATGATAGTCGTCGTTCAAGTTTTGATACCATTTACAGGTCATCTTTGAGAGAGGAGGTTAAGAAATCCACTTTCGGGGCTTTTGTTGACGTCGATCCTGTAGAGATGATTTCGTTGAGAAGCTTGGTACTTACTCATGGTCCTTCAGTTTACGTTGGCTATAATTGTTAACTGAATTGACCAATAAATCGCTTATGCTATCTGGTTTTCTTACACTATTCTATCCCAGCAATCATGCCTGCATCTATAAACTTATGTTATTCTTTAGCTTCCAAGGCGAGATGAAATGGTTAATCTGCAATTGACAAACTGAAACATTCCATCATTTCCGTTCTCTTTGTAACAGTGTTACAGTCCAGACAATATTCTGACTAGATGTTTATGCTCTTTCCACCAAGAAAGACAAAGGGGAAGATTTTTCTGTTcttagaaataaaaaatttcggTTTATACTTTACAGTAatgtttctcccttttttggCAGATCGACCACTCAATCATCGAAAGTTTTGGAGGTGAAGGAAAGACCTGCATCACTGCTAGAGTCTACCCAAAGTTGGCTATTGGCAATGAATCACATGTTTATGTATTCAACAATGGGACAGAAAGTATTAGAATCTCCAATTTAAGTGCTTGGAGTATGAAAAGAGCTCAAATTTTTGCATTGCATAAAAGAAGAAAGCCTGAAATTGATTAAGAAATATGTTTCGTTGGAAATACACTTGATTGATTTGTTACTATCCAATTCAAGCTTCTTCGATCTTCCGTTGTTTTCTGCTCCttacatatttttttattaatctgCAACTGAAATATTCGTACATAGTACTGTTTAAGTCCAGGCAA
Coding sequences within it:
- the LOC113706360 gene encoding beta-fructofuranosidase, insoluble isoenzyme CWINV1-like, coding for MEQSLLWVTVVQIFLVIAYQGIDGASDRVESILDYIPTEERGRTAYHFQPPKNWMNDPNGPMYYKGIYHLFYQYNPYAAVWGEGILSWGHSISYNLVDWIHLEDALDPTDPYDIRGCWSGSATILPGGDPAIMYTGVESTNRQVQNIAVPKNLSDPFLLEWAKLDQNPLMTPVDAIGSEFFRDPTTAWLGKDKRWRVVIGSEINGHGTALLYQSEDFVHWAKSHKPLHFSNKTDMWECPDFYPVSTNDTKGIDTSGLGRTTKHVLKASFFGHDHYIIGTYDSETDDFFPDTDFMDSNVKLRYDYGIYYASKTFFDGAKRRRILWGWVKEADDQSDDISKGWSGLQSFPRTILLDKSGKQLSQWPIEEIEGLRKDEVNLQNKEIEGGNIFEVTGITASQADIEVSFHLPNLDDAELTHPEWLDPQLLCSEKNASTGGVIGPFGLLILASENLTEYTAVFFQVFKGHDKYAVLMCSDQSRSSLREEVDISTFGAFVDVDPAEKISLRSLIDHSIIESFGGEGKTCITSRVYPTLAIGQESHLYVFNYGTESIRIANLSAWSMRRAQFFQSSTKEEKPKLIEE
- the LOC113706424 gene encoding beta-fructofuranosidase, insoluble isoenzyme CWINV1-like isoform X1 → MEGYLFWILILQIFFIAYRGRVGYSHGVQKDLQYNPKNQPHRTAYHFQPPKNWMNGPMYYKGIYHLFYQYNPYSAVWGNISWGHSISYNLVDWIHIEQAINPTEPYDINGCWSGSASILPGGNPVILYTGSDFRNRQVQNIAVPKNLSDPYLREWIKSDHNPLMTPMNGIDPQFFRDPTTAWEGPDKIWRVVVGSQIKGHGTALLYQSRDFVNWTRSHRPLHFSNKTAMWECPDFYPVSVDGINGLDTSVQGTGTKHVLKASFNDRDYYIIGTYEPETDTFTVNPDFMDSNVKLRYDYGIFYASKTFYDSAKRRRILWGWVLEADGEPDDINKGWSGLQSLPRSIFLDKTGKQLSQWPIEEIETLRRKEVNLQNKEIKGGTMFEITGITASQADIEVSFHLPNLDEVELMHPEWLDPQFLCSEKNAATGGVIGPFGILALASKDLTEHTAVFFRVFRGHDNYVVLMCSDQNRSSLREEVKKSTFGAFVDVDPVEMISLRSLIDHSIIESFGGEGKTCITARVYPKLAIGNESHVYVFNNGTESIRISNLSAWSMKRAQIFALHKRRKPEID
- the LOC113706424 gene encoding beta-fructofuranosidase, insoluble isoenzyme CWINV1-like isoform X2; amino-acid sequence: MYYKGIYHLFYQYNPYSAVWGNISWGHSISYNLVDWIHIEQAINPTEPYDINGCWSGSASILPGGNPVILYTGSDFRNRQVQNIAVPKNLSDPYLREWIKSDHNPLMTPMNGIDPQFFRDPTTAWEGPDKIWRVVVGSQIKGHGTALLYQSRDFVNWTRSHRPLHFSNKTAMWECPDFYPVSVDGINGLDTSVQGTGTKHVLKASFNDRDYYIIGTYEPETDTFTVNPDFMDSNVKLRYDYGIFYASKTFYDSAKRRRILWGWVLEADGEPDDINKGWSGLQSLPRSIFLDKTGKQLSQWPIEEIETLRRKEVNLQNKEIKGGTMFEITGITASQADIEVSFHLPNLDEVELMHPEWLDPQFLCSEKNAATGGVIGPFGILALASKDLTEHTAVFFRVFRGHDNYVVLMCSDQNRSSLREEVKKSTFGAFVDVDPVEMISLRSLIDHSIIESFGGEGKTCITARVYPKLAIGNESHVYVFNNGTESIRISNLSAWSMKRAQIFALHKRRKPEID